One window from the genome of Esox lucius isolate fEsoLuc1 chromosome 23, fEsoLuc1.pri, whole genome shotgun sequence encodes:
- the LOC105020203 gene encoding histidine ammonia-lyase isoform X2, with product MLLALRINVLAKGYSGISMETVQAMINAFNASCLSWVPEKGTVGASGDLAPLAHLTLGLMGEGRMWSPRSGWGHAKTVLECNGLTPLVLKAKEGLSLINGTQMISSMGAEVVERAVGVARQADVIAALSLEALRGTTKAFHSDVHAVRPHPGQVEVALRLRSLLDSEVFPSQISESHRLCDRVQDAYTLRCIPQVHGVVNDTIAFVKSLLFTELNSATDNPLVFAERGETISGGNFHGEYPAKALDYLAIGVHELASMSERRTERLVNPSLSELPAFLVENGGINSGFMMAHCTAAALVSENKTLCHPSSVDSLSTSAATEDHVSMGGWAARKALRVVEHVEQVLAIELLAACQALEFLRPLKSTTPLEKVHELVRSVVRPWDCDRQMSPDIEAAHMLLREGKVWEVARPYMDQYRERFGLKPHPLDD from the exons ATGCTGCTGGCTCTGAGGATCAATGTCCTGGCCAAAGGGTACAGTGGCATCTCCATGGAAACTGTCCAGGCCATGATCAATGCCTTCAATG CCTCCTGCCTGTCGTGGGTCCCAGAGAAGGGAACGGTGGGGGCTAGTGGAGACCTGGCCCCATTGGCCCACCTCACCCTGGGCCTGATGGGAGAGGGCAGGATGTGGTCGCCAAGGAGTGGCTGGGGCCATGCCAAAACA GTACTGGAGTGTAATGGACTTACACCTTTGGTACTGAAGGCTAAAGAG GGTCTTAGTCTGATCAACGGGACCCAGATGATATCATCAATGGGGGCAGAGGTGGTGGAGAGAGCTGTGGGTGTTGCCAGGCAGGCTGATGTTATCGCAGCCCTCAGCCTCGAGGCTCTGAGGGGCACCACCAAGGCCTTCCACAGCG ACGTTCATGCAGTGAGGCCTCACCCTGGTCAGGTAGAGGTGGCTCTGAGGCTTCGCTCTCTACTCGACTCTGAAGTCTTCCCCTCACAGATTTCTG AGAGCCATCGATTGTGTGACCGTGTCCAGGATGCCTACACCCTCCGCTGTATCCCACAG GTGCATGGGGTGGTTAATGACACCATAGCCTTCGTTAAGAGTCTCCTCTTCACAGAGCTCAACAGTGCCACGGACAACCCT CTGGTTTTTGCAGAGAGAGGTGAGACCATATCGGGGGGAAATTTCCATGGAGAGTATCCAGCTAAG GCTCTCGACTACCTGGCCATTGGGGTACATGAGTTGGCCAGCATGAGTGAGAGGAGGACCGAAAGGCTGGTTAATCCATCCCTCAGTGAGCTGCCTGCCTTTCTGGTCGAAAATGGAGGCATCAACTCTGGCTTTATGATGGCACACTGCACTGCAGCCGCTCTTG TGTCTGAGAACAAGACTTTGTGTCACCCGTCCTCTGTGGACTCCCTGTCCACCAGCGCAGCCACTGAGGACCACGTCTCCATGGGGGGCTGGGCAGCCAGGAAGGCCCTGAGGGTGGTGGAACATGTAGAACAAG TTTTGGCCATCGAACTCCTCGCTGCTTGTCAAGCCCTAGAGTTCCTCCGCCCCCTCAAGTCCACTACTCCTCTGGAGAAG GTCCATGAGCTGGTACGTTCCGTAGTCAGGCCTTGGGATTGTGACCGTCAAATGAGCCCAGACATTGAGGCTGCTCACATGCTTCTCAGGGAGGGAAAG GTGTGGGAGGTGGCTCGACCATACATGGATCAATACCGAGAGAGGTTCGGACTGAAACCACACCCACTGGATGACtag
- the LOC105020202 gene encoding nuclear transcription factor Y subunit beta, whose product MEGDSSTTDASQLGITGEYMSGGYVLQSPDDDGEESLNDHEDGGMKENFREQDIYLPIANVARIMKNGIPPTGKIAKDAKECVQECVSEFISFITSEASERCHQEKRKTINGEDILFAMSTLGFDMYVEPLKLYLQKFREAMKGEKGIPGVSVGEGLGEELTEDNFTNQLPAGIITADGQQQNVMVYTTSYQQIPGVQQIQFS is encoded by the exons ATGGAAGGAGACAGTTCTACCACCGACGCTTCCCAGTTAGGCATCACTGGAGAATACATGTCAGGAGGCTATGTTCTCCAGTCTCCGGATG atgatggagaggagagTCTGAACGACCATGAGGATGGTGGCATGAAGGAGAACTTCCGGGAGCAGGACATCTACCTCCCCATTGCTAACGTGGCGCGCATCATGAAAAACGGTATCCCACCGACTGGGAAG ATCGCAAAAGATGCAAAAGAATGCGTTCAGGAGTGTGTGAGCGAGTTCATCAGCTTCATCACGTCCGAGGCCAGCGAGCGCTGCCaccaggagaagaggaagacCATCAACGGAGAGGACATCCTGTTTGCCATGTCAACCCTGGGCTTTGACATGTACGTGGAGCCCCTCAAACTCTACTTGCAGAAGTTCAGAGAG GCAATGAAGGGGGAGAAGGGAATCCCAGGTGTGTCGGTGGGAGAAGGCTTGGGGGAGGAGCTCACAGAGGACAACTTCA CAAATCAATTGCCAGCCGGAATCATAACCGCAGACGGCCAACAGCAAAATGTCATGGTGTACACCACCTCCTATCAACAG ATTCCCGGTGTGCAGCAGATCCAGTTCTCCTGA
- the LOC105020203 gene encoding histidine ammonia-lyase isoform X1 has translation MDVLEHNEFSNLSEEHITLGKFQSLDPNEYLYLDGNSLTTADLVRLGKGLFKIKLTNHAEEKVNEAREVIETILKENRVIYGVNTGFGKLAQTIIPQDKLLELQENLIRSTCAGVGSPLSVERTRMLLALRINVLAKGYSGISMETVQAMINAFNASCLSWVPEKGTVGASGDLAPLAHLTLGLMGEGRMWSPRSGWGHAKTVLECNGLTPLVLKAKEGLSLINGTQMISSMGAEVVERAVGVARQADVIAALSLEALRGTTKAFHSDVHAVRPHPGQVEVALRLRSLLDSEVFPSQISESHRLCDRVQDAYTLRCIPQVHGVVNDTIAFVKSLLFTELNSATDNPLVFAERGETISGGNFHGEYPAKALDYLAIGVHELASMSERRTERLVNPSLSELPAFLVENGGINSGFMMAHCTAAALVSENKTLCHPSSVDSLSTSAATEDHVSMGGWAARKALRVVEHVEQVLAIELLAACQALEFLRPLKSTTPLEKVHELVRSVVRPWDCDRQMSPDIEAAHMLLREGKVWEVARPYMDQYRERFGLKPHPLDD, from the exons ATGGACGTCCTCGAACACAACGAGTTTAGCAACCTCAGTGAGGAACATATTACCCTTGGGAAATTCCAGAGTCTAGATCCCAATGAG TACCTCTATCTGGATGGAAACAGTCTAACAACTGCTGATCTGGTCCGTTTGGGAAAAGGCCTGTTCAAAATCAAG CTGACTAACCACGCTGAAGAGAAAGTCAATGAAGCCAGAGAAGTGATAGAAACCATCTTAAAAGAAAACCGAG TTATCTATGGCGTCAACACCGGGTTTGGGAAATTGGCCCAGACAATTATACCACAGGATAAGCTGCT GGAACTACAGGAAAATCTGATTCGATCTACTTGCGCTG gtGTGGGCTCCCCATTGAGTGTAGAGAGGACCCGTATGCTGCTGGCTCTGAGGATCAATGTCCTGGCCAAAGGGTACAGTGGCATCTCCATGGAAACTGTCCAGGCCATGATCAATGCCTTCAATG CCTCCTGCCTGTCGTGGGTCCCAGAGAAGGGAACGGTGGGGGCTAGTGGAGACCTGGCCCCATTGGCCCACCTCACCCTGGGCCTGATGGGAGAGGGCAGGATGTGGTCGCCAAGGAGTGGCTGGGGCCATGCCAAAACA GTACTGGAGTGTAATGGACTTACACCTTTGGTACTGAAGGCTAAAGAG GGTCTTAGTCTGATCAACGGGACCCAGATGATATCATCAATGGGGGCAGAGGTGGTGGAGAGAGCTGTGGGTGTTGCCAGGCAGGCTGATGTTATCGCAGCCCTCAGCCTCGAGGCTCTGAGGGGCACCACCAAGGCCTTCCACAGCG ACGTTCATGCAGTGAGGCCTCACCCTGGTCAGGTAGAGGTGGCTCTGAGGCTTCGCTCTCTACTCGACTCTGAAGTCTTCCCCTCACAGATTTCTG AGAGCCATCGATTGTGTGACCGTGTCCAGGATGCCTACACCCTCCGCTGTATCCCACAG GTGCATGGGGTGGTTAATGACACCATAGCCTTCGTTAAGAGTCTCCTCTTCACAGAGCTCAACAGTGCCACGGACAACCCT CTGGTTTTTGCAGAGAGAGGTGAGACCATATCGGGGGGAAATTTCCATGGAGAGTATCCAGCTAAG GCTCTCGACTACCTGGCCATTGGGGTACATGAGTTGGCCAGCATGAGTGAGAGGAGGACCGAAAGGCTGGTTAATCCATCCCTCAGTGAGCTGCCTGCCTTTCTGGTCGAAAATGGAGGCATCAACTCTGGCTTTATGATGGCACACTGCACTGCAGCCGCTCTTG TGTCTGAGAACAAGACTTTGTGTCACCCGTCCTCTGTGGACTCCCTGTCCACCAGCGCAGCCACTGAGGACCACGTCTCCATGGGGGGCTGGGCAGCCAGGAAGGCCCTGAGGGTGGTGGAACATGTAGAACAAG TTTTGGCCATCGAACTCCTCGCTGCTTGTCAAGCCCTAGAGTTCCTCCGCCCCCTCAAGTCCACTACTCCTCTGGAGAAG GTCCATGAGCTGGTACGTTCCGTAGTCAGGCCTTGGGATTGTGACCGTCAAATGAGCCCAGACATTGAGGCTGCTCACATGCTTCTCAGGGAGGGAAAG GTGTGGGAGGTGGCTCGACCATACATGGATCAATACCGAGAGAGGTTCGGACTGAAACCACACCCACTGGATGACtag